One window of Mesorhizobium loti R88b genomic DNA carries:
- a CDS encoding TrbC/VirB2 family protein: protein MIRLLVRCHRHLAAGATALAVNLLVAASAHASGSSMPWEQPLEKILQSVEGPVSKIMAVIIIIVTGLTLAFGDSSGGFRRLIQIVFGLSIAFAASSFFLSFFSFGGGALI, encoded by the coding sequence ATGATCCGCCTCCTTGTACGCTGCCACCGCCACTTGGCCGCAGGCGCCACCGCCCTTGCCGTCAATCTCCTGGTCGCGGCGAGCGCCCATGCGTCGGGCTCCTCGATGCCGTGGGAACAGCCACTCGAAAAGATCCTGCAATCGGTCGAGGGACCGGTTTCCAAGATCATGGCCGTCATCATCATCATCGTCACCGGCCTGACGCTTGCCTTCGGTGACAGTTCGGGCGGCTTCAGGCGGCTCATCCAGATCGTTTTTGGCCTTTCGATCGCCTTTGCGGCGTCGAGTTTCTTCCTGTCGTTCTTCTCGTTCGGCGGCGGAGCGTTGATCTGA
- the trbB gene encoding P-type conjugative transfer ATPase TrbB, with the protein MAISHNDTEGRARSSRMLRTALGPAIARFLDDPAIVEIMLNPDGRIWVDRLSEGLADTGEMLAPAAGERIVRLVAHHVGAEVHSRSPRVSAELPQTGERFEGLLPPVVAAPAFAIRKPAVAVFTLDDYVAAGILSAGQAAILRAAVAGRANILVAGGTSTGKTTLTNALLAEVAKGMDRVVIIEDTRELQCAAPNLVAMRTKDGVATLADLVRSSLRLRPDRIPIGEVRGSEALDLLKAWGTGHPGGIGTLHAGSGIGALRRLEQLIQEAVVTVPRALIADTIGLVAVLSGRGTARRLSELVRVEGLGPDGDYRIAEATPINPGETS; encoded by the coding sequence ATGGCTATATCGCACAACGATACCGAGGGACGCGCGCGCAGCTCGCGCATGCTGCGCACCGCGCTCGGACCCGCCATCGCCAGGTTTCTCGACGATCCCGCAATCGTTGAAATAATGCTGAACCCGGATGGCCGTATCTGGGTGGATCGGCTTTCGGAAGGTTTGGCCGATACAGGGGAAATGCTGGCGCCTGCCGCTGGCGAGCGGATTGTGCGCCTGGTCGCCCATCATGTCGGCGCCGAGGTCCATTCCCGTTCCCCGCGCGTCTCGGCCGAGTTGCCGCAAACCGGCGAGCGTTTCGAGGGCTTGTTGCCGCCCGTCGTCGCAGCACCCGCCTTCGCGATCCGCAAGCCCGCCGTCGCCGTGTTCACGCTCGATGACTACGTCGCGGCAGGCATCTTGTCCGCCGGCCAGGCCGCGATATTGCGCGCCGCGGTTGCCGGTCGCGCGAACATCCTTGTCGCCGGCGGCACATCGACTGGCAAGACGACGCTGACCAACGCGCTGCTCGCCGAAGTGGCGAAAGGGATGGATCGGGTCGTCATCATCGAGGACACACGCGAACTGCAGTGCGCCGCGCCCAATCTTGTCGCAATGCGCACCAAGGATGGCGTCGCCACGCTCGCCGACCTGGTTCGCTCTTCGCTGCGCCTTCGGCCCGATCGCATTCCCATAGGCGAGGTGCGTGGCTCCGAGGCCCTCGACCTCTTGAAGGCATGGGGAACCGGGCACCCCGGCGGCATTGGCACCCTTCATGCGGGCTCCGGCATCGGCGCCCTGCGCCGCCTGGAGCAGCTTATCCAGGAAGCCGTCGTCACTGTCCCGCGTGCGTTGATCGCCGACACGATCGGCCTCGTCGCCGTCCTGTCGGGACGTGGCACCGCGCGACGGCTTAGCGAACTCGTCCGGGTCGAGGGCCTCGGCCCTGACGGCGATTATCGCATTGCTGAAGCCACACCGATCAACCCAGGAGAAACCTCATGA
- a CDS encoding amino acid ABC transporter permease yields the protein MSMLEIWLGILQGLGITAEVTAYGLVFAVPFALVFGIAQFLTTGLTRFLVTAVIEFWRSSAVVVLLFFFYYVLPVMGVTLSALTVSALVLGLNAGGYASQAVRAGLQSLPAGQREAGMALGLSRPAILLLIELPQALVAMSPTFVNNLIQLVKATSLVSLVTLTDMTFRAKEIAQTDYDPVAIYSALLLAFFVVCYPIALAGRWLEARVNPERGTRRGI from the coding sequence GTGAGCATGCTCGAGATCTGGCTGGGCATTCTGCAAGGGCTGGGTATCACCGCAGAGGTCACCGCCTATGGCCTGGTCTTTGCGGTCCCCTTCGCGCTCGTCTTCGGCATAGCGCAGTTTCTGACCACCGGCTTGACGCGCTTTCTGGTTACCGCCGTGATCGAGTTCTGGCGCAGCTCAGCGGTCGTCGTCCTGCTCTTCTTCTTTTACTACGTGCTGCCGGTGATGGGGGTCACTCTGTCGGCGCTGACCGTCAGCGCATTGGTGCTCGGTCTGAACGCCGGCGGCTATGCCAGCCAGGCGGTTCGCGCCGGGCTGCAGTCCCTGCCCGCCGGCCAACGCGAGGCGGGCATGGCGCTCGGCCTCTCGCGCCCGGCGATCCTGCTCCTGATCGAGCTGCCGCAGGCGCTGGTCGCGATGAGCCCGACCTTCGTCAACAACCTTATCCAGCTCGTCAAGGCGACTTCCCTCGTCTCGTTGGTCACGCTGACGGACATGACCTTCCGCGCCAAGGAAATCGCACAGACCGACTACGATCCCGTCGCGATCTATTCGGCGCTGCTGCTGGCCTTCTTCGTCGTGTGTTATCCGATCGCACTTGCCGGCCGCTGGCTCGAGGCGCGGGTCAATCCTGAAAGAGGAACGCGGCGTGGGATTTAA
- the ehuD gene encoding ectoine/hydroxyectoine ABC transporter permease subunit EhuD, with the protein MGFNFDFALTTVPTIIGAIGTTLLATVLSCLGASVLGFTFEMIRRGGGAAGLAVRFLIDFIRSTPVLAWLYFLYFVLPFYGIRLGAMTVGILGLSLYYSGYLAEVFKAGIDAIPKGQQEAARALSLNRRDTVVFVIAPQMLRNVAAPLGNYLVSILKATPYLAILAVPEMLGRAFDIASETYRYAEPLTVAGILFLALALLLAYGVRRVEQRLLAVGRR; encoded by the coding sequence GTGGGATTTAACTTCGATTTCGCACTAACGACCGTCCCGACGATCATCGGGGCGATCGGAACGACCCTGCTCGCAACGGTCTTGAGTTGCCTCGGCGCCTCAGTGCTTGGCTTCACTTTCGAAATGATCCGCCGCGGAGGCGGTGCGGCTGGCCTCGCCGTCCGCTTCCTGATCGACTTCATCCGCTCGACGCCGGTTCTGGCCTGGCTCTATTTCCTGTATTTCGTCCTGCCCTTCTACGGGATCCGGCTTGGCGCCATGACGGTCGGCATACTGGGGCTCAGCCTGTACTACAGCGGCTATCTGGCGGAGGTGTTCAAAGCGGGCATCGACGCGATCCCGAAGGGCCAGCAGGAAGCAGCCAGAGCGTTGTCGCTCAACCGCCGCGACACAGTCGTTTTCGTCATCGCGCCGCAGATGTTGCGCAACGTCGCCGCTCCGTTGGGCAACTATCTTGTGTCGATCCTCAAGGCGACGCCCTATCTGGCAATCCTGGCCGTGCCCGAAATGCTCGGACGCGCCTTCGATATCGCTTCCGAGACCTACCGATACGCAGAGCCGCTGACCGTCGCCGGCATTCTGTTTCTCGCCCTAGCGCTGCTACTTGCTTATGGCGTGAGGCGCGTCGAGCAGCGCCTGCTTGCAGTTGGACGCCGCTGA
- a CDS encoding amino acid ABC transporter ATP-binding protein, with protein sequence MLAQAPPPVPAVQSIPHVRIDGLNKWFGALHVLKNIDLSVRAGARIVVCGPSGSGKSTLIRCINGLEPFQKGTIQFEAATLDKDGRDATKARRQTGMVFQSFNLFPHLTVLANCTLALRRVLLKPAREAEEIAMQHLTAVHIPEKAQAYPAQLSGGQQQRVAIARALCLNPRIMLFDEPTSALDPEMIKEVLDVMIALAGTGVTMVCVTHEMGFAREVADEIVFMDEGRIVEHASSKDFFSAAAHPRARLFLDTILRH encoded by the coding sequence ATGCTCGCTCAGGCCCCACCTCCAGTCCCGGCCGTTCAATCCATCCCTCATGTCCGGATCGACGGCCTCAACAAATGGTTCGGCGCCCTGCACGTTTTGAAAAACATCGATCTTTCCGTACGAGCGGGCGCACGCATCGTCGTTTGCGGACCGTCCGGCTCCGGCAAGTCGACCTTGATCCGCTGCATCAACGGTCTCGAGCCTTTCCAAAAGGGAACGATTCAGTTCGAAGCGGCAACTCTGGACAAGGATGGCCGCGATGCCACGAAGGCGCGCCGGCAGACAGGCATGGTGTTTCAGAGCTTCAACCTGTTTCCGCACCTCACCGTGCTCGCCAACTGCACGCTGGCGCTACGCCGGGTTCTCCTGAAACCGGCACGGGAGGCCGAAGAGATCGCCATGCAGCATCTGACAGCGGTGCACATCCCCGAAAAGGCGCAGGCCTACCCGGCCCAGCTCTCGGGCGGTCAACAACAAAGGGTGGCGATCGCGCGCGCGCTTTGCCTCAATCCCCGCATCATGCTGTTCGACGAACCCACCTCGGCGCTCGACCCGGAAATGATCAAGGAAGTCCTGGACGTCATGATCGCGCTCGCGGGAACGGGCGTGACCATGGTCTGCGTGACCCATGAAATGGGTTTCGCACGCGAAGTCGCGGATGAGATCGTTTTCATGGACGAAGGCCGCATTGTCGAGCATGCCTCGTCCAAAGACTTTTTCTCAGCGGCCGCTCACCCACGCGCCCGGCTGTTCCTGGATACCATCCTGAGGCATTGA
- a CDS encoding winged helix-turn-helix transcriptional regulator — MKPLVLISSKDPDFFLVFGHILSVAGFEIRLITGDREIARVIEAAAPLAVIMDCHPGDRAVVKQCTWLKSSAATKGTPVVSLVAPRSGKLHLDLIKAGVDEIFSRPFAPEQLLAWLHGKAGLAKLSRETDSGELVQGDFRLERQTHRTFFRQKEIVMPPIEFKLLRSLLAQPGKVFSREELVATAWPEHATATDVRGVDVHIARLRKRLRASVGSDVIRTVRSAGYAFAPEW; from the coding sequence ATGAAGCCGCTGGTCCTGATTTCCTCGAAGGACCCGGATTTTTTCCTGGTTTTCGGGCACATACTTTCGGTGGCTGGCTTCGAGATTCGACTGATTACGGGAGACCGGGAAATCGCACGCGTCATCGAGGCGGCAGCCCCGCTTGCCGTGATCATGGACTGCCATCCAGGCGACCGTGCAGTGGTCAAACAATGCACCTGGTTGAAGTCTAGCGCCGCAACCAAAGGAACTCCGGTCGTGAGCCTGGTTGCCCCGCGTTCGGGCAAGCTACATCTGGATTTGATCAAGGCAGGCGTCGACGAGATATTTTCCCGGCCGTTCGCCCCCGAACAGCTTCTGGCCTGGCTGCATGGCAAAGCGGGCCTTGCGAAGCTATCGCGCGAAACGGACTCGGGTGAGCTGGTTCAGGGCGATTTCCGGCTGGAGCGGCAGACCCACCGGACATTCTTCAGGCAAAAAGAGATCGTGATGCCACCGATCGAGTTCAAGCTTTTACGCAGCCTTTTGGCGCAGCCTGGCAAGGTCTTCAGCCGCGAGGAACTGGTCGCGACCGCGTGGCCTGAACATGCCACCGCAACCGACGTGCGGGGCGTTGACGTTCATATAGCCAGGCTGCGCAAAAGGCTTCGGGCGTCCGTGGGAAGCGATGTGATCCGGACGGTCCGCTCGGCGGGCTACGCGTTCGCGCCGGAGTGGTGA
- a CDS encoding tannase/feruloyl esterase family alpha/beta hydrolase, with product MLDHRATKRSAWFWYEEKRQSERHIDRRHGELDVRAGICRQWRIASLIALAGGSLLAACTVAESAPTAPPSAQKVASCEALTGMALKHGRVDAAISLAGGAMVNVEAGKPGLPAPAAFCRVKATLSPVAGSTIKVEVWLPERANWNGKLLGAGNGGFGTNLLLPSLLMRGAVQKGYAAVGTDMGHFGESDVDGSWALNAPEKIRDYGWRANHLGAETARQVIAAFYEGPLASSYFYGCSDGGREALTLAQRYPVDYDAIIAGAPAMPWTRLASAFAGNAVAAEKPGADLSLSKLKLLQTASLGQCDGLDGVKDGVIEDPRNCHVNPAKLVCKGGDSAECLTSDEVATAKLLYDGPKTPDGKSFYPGFAPGAEAEEGTWAMWLTGSNSQHAKFGTAFFRYFVHSNPDWQLSDFNLERDYTLAKARVGDDLDADQPDLGAFFNRGGKLILYHGWNDPGIPAQNTVDYYERVVAANPRAAATSVRLFMVPGMSHCIAGPGPDIFDPLTPLDSWRQGGAAPERIIATKYDNDLFAFVGLPAKAGRTRPLCAFPKVAKWDGKGPTDDAASFACEAPIK from the coding sequence ATGCTGGATCATCGGGCAACGAAACGGAGTGCATGGTTTTGGTATGAAGAAAAGCGGCAAAGCGAGCGACACATCGACCGACGCCATGGCGAACTGGATGTGCGCGCAGGGATTTGTCGGCAATGGAGGATCGCATCTCTTATCGCGCTCGCGGGCGGATCGCTGCTCGCCGCGTGCACCGTCGCTGAATCCGCGCCGACAGCCCCGCCCTCCGCGCAAAAGGTTGCAAGCTGCGAAGCCTTGACCGGCATGGCGCTCAAGCACGGCAGGGTCGATGCCGCAATCTCGTTGGCGGGCGGAGCCATGGTCAATGTGGAGGCTGGCAAGCCTGGCCTGCCTGCACCCGCTGCCTTCTGCCGTGTCAAGGCGACACTGTCGCCTGTGGCGGGCTCGACAATCAAGGTCGAGGTGTGGTTGCCAGAGCGCGCGAACTGGAACGGCAAGCTGCTCGGCGCCGGCAACGGGGGTTTCGGTACAAACTTGTTGCTGCCTTCACTGCTGATGCGCGGGGCGGTCCAGAAGGGCTATGCCGCCGTTGGCACCGACATGGGGCACTTCGGCGAAAGCGACGTCGATGGGAGTTGGGCGCTTAACGCACCCGAAAAGATTCGCGACTATGGCTGGCGCGCGAACCATCTCGGTGCCGAGACAGCGAGACAGGTAATCGCGGCCTTTTACGAAGGCCCACTCGCCTCGAGCTATTTTTACGGCTGTTCGGACGGGGGGCGCGAGGCGCTGACCCTTGCGCAGCGCTATCCTGTCGATTATGACGCGATCATCGCGGGTGCGCCAGCTATGCCGTGGACGCGCCTGGCGAGCGCCTTTGCTGGCAATGCGGTCGCGGCGGAAAAGCCGGGCGCCGACCTGTCGCTCTCCAAGCTGAAGCTGTTGCAGACGGCCTCGCTCGGGCAGTGCGACGGCCTCGACGGGGTCAAGGACGGGGTGATCGAAGATCCGCGGAACTGCCACGTTAATCCCGCCAAGTTAGTCTGTAAGGGCGGCGACAGCGCCGAGTGCCTGACCTCAGACGAGGTTGCGACCGCGAAGCTGTTATACGACGGTCCCAAGACGCCGGACGGCAAATCCTTTTACCCCGGCTTTGCGCCGGGTGCGGAGGCCGAAGAGGGAACCTGGGCGATGTGGCTGACCGGAAGTAATTCACAGCACGCGAAGTTCGGCACCGCATTCTTCCGGTATTTCGTGCACTCCAATCCCGACTGGCAGCTCTCCGACTTCAACCTTGAGCGTGATTATACGTTAGCCAAGGCGCGTGTGGGCGACGACCTCGACGCCGACCAGCCCGACCTTGGGGCGTTCTTCAATCGCGGCGGCAAGCTGATCCTCTATCACGGCTGGAACGACCCTGGGATCCCGGCGCAGAACACGGTCGACTATTATGAGCGCGTCGTCGCGGCCAATCCGCGCGCCGCCGCGACCTCGGTCCGCCTGTTCATGGTGCCGGGTATGTCACATTGTATTGCGGGACCCGGTCCCGACATTTTCGATCCGCTGACGCCCCTCGACAGCTGGCGTCAAGGCGGGGCCGCGCCCGAGCGGATCATTGCGACCAAATATGACAATGATCTGTTCGCATTTGTCGGCCTGCCCGCGAAAGCTGGGCGGACGCGGCCGCTCTGCGCGTTCCCGAAGGTCGCGAAATGGGACGGCAAGGGCCCGACCGACGATGCCGCGAGCTTCGCCTGTGAGGCGCCAATAAAATGA
- a CDS encoding PAS domain-containing sensor histidine kinase: MRSQDGVQELEKFTDDLTHILNLSKKWIGRDTSFIAESLIAALCPMLDMDFVYLRLDTAVHAFIRFGQSFTTPPEAEEMSDRVGRWLDTDPPLRSHFLSAGDMSISVVAVPLGVSLGIGWLVAGSRRPAFPSQNDHLRLNVAASQATIAFREVLQLSDRALPRAARDQLSDGALAERESDLRLFIDTIPVAAWCTTADGMAEIFNQYHLDYVGRTYAEMRGLGFLAQFHPDDLPGLLSIWQGMMASKRGGDLEGRVRRADGEYRWTLMRTKPLLDESGDVLMWYGVNTDIEDRKRAQNALLAAEALAESERNLRSMIDSLPVLVWASSADGSADYVNKHYLDYAGLPESDIIGWGYLALIHPDDVEGLLASWKAQLGLDLAVSQARIRRHDGEYHRFYFAGRKFTDPTGADRWLGVNLDIEDLKRAEDALKASEAALEMSERRLQQIIAAIPGLVWSATSEGAGTFANQHYLDYVGFSAEEALGHGWATAVHPEDLESVAATWKSMLSSGRGGDVEARIRRADGQYRWFLFRTNPLYDDNGNLIQWFGINTDIDDRKRAEQNLRNAQSELAHVTRMITMGELAVSIAHEVNQPLMAIVTNAATCLRWLEDSQLDVGQARQAADRIIRDGHRAGEIISGIRALARKSPLNIEAMDLEQAIREVLELLHGELSRHGIESSVEFSGNVAEVLGDRIQLQQVVLNLIMNGAEAMAGRSQPRELVIKTTVVDGFAKVSVADTGIGFDANTADRLFDAFFTTKPNGLGMGLSICRSIVEAHAGQISVTQNRPVGSVLSFTVPLAPEAVPIEQRP; this comes from the coding sequence ATGCGTTCACAGGACGGAGTCCAAGAGCTTGAAAAATTCACTGACGATCTCACTCATATTCTCAATCTGAGTAAAAAGTGGATCGGGCGCGATACAAGCTTTATCGCTGAGAGCTTGATTGCCGCACTCTGCCCAATGCTCGATATGGATTTTGTCTATCTCCGCTTAGATACGGCGGTACACGCGTTTATCCGATTTGGCCAGTCGTTCACCACTCCGCCTGAAGCAGAGGAAATGTCGGACCGGGTTGGGCGATGGCTCGACACGGACCCGCCCCTGCGATCTCATTTTCTTTCGGCGGGCGACATGTCGATCTCGGTCGTTGCCGTTCCATTGGGTGTCAGCCTAGGGATCGGCTGGTTGGTGGCAGGCTCTCGTCGCCCTGCGTTCCCAAGCCAAAATGATCATTTGCGCCTCAACGTGGCCGCTAGCCAGGCAACAATCGCCTTTCGAGAAGTGTTGCAACTAAGTGATCGTGCACTGCCGCGCGCCGCGCGTGACCAACTTTCCGACGGGGCGCTCGCAGAACGTGAGAGCGACCTAAGGCTTTTCATCGACACCATACCTGTGGCCGCGTGGTGCACCACTGCTGACGGTATGGCCGAAATTTTCAATCAATATCATTTGGACTATGTGGGACGCACATATGCAGAGATGCGGGGCCTAGGCTTTCTGGCACAATTCCATCCCGACGATTTGCCAGGTCTTCTCTCCATCTGGCAGGGAATGATGGCCTCCAAACGGGGAGGTGATTTGGAAGGGCGAGTGCGCCGCGCAGATGGCGAATATCGCTGGACGCTCATGCGCACCAAACCCTTACTTGATGAGAGTGGCGATGTACTCATGTGGTACGGCGTCAACACCGACATCGAGGACCGCAAGCGCGCGCAAAATGCTCTTTTGGCGGCAGAGGCGCTCGCGGAGAGTGAGCGGAACTTGCGCTCGATGATTGATTCTCTCCCCGTTCTTGTCTGGGCGAGCAGCGCAGACGGAAGTGCTGACTATGTAAACAAGCACTACCTTGACTATGCGGGCCTTCCTGAGAGCGACATCATCGGCTGGGGATACTTAGCTTTGATCCATCCCGATGATGTGGAGGGGCTGCTCGCCAGCTGGAAAGCTCAACTGGGGCTGGACTTGGCTGTGAGCCAGGCCCGTATCCGTCGCCACGACGGCGAGTACCACAGGTTCTATTTCGCCGGCCGGAAATTCACTGACCCAACCGGCGCGGACAGATGGCTCGGGGTCAATTTGGACATTGAGGATTTGAAGCGGGCCGAAGATGCTTTGAAGGCCAGCGAAGCTGCCCTTGAAATGAGTGAACGCAGACTGCAGCAAATCATCGCCGCGATTCCAGGATTGGTTTGGTCTGCCACCAGCGAGGGGGCCGGCACGTTCGCAAATCAGCATTATCTCGACTATGTAGGCTTCTCGGCAGAGGAAGCTCTTGGGCATGGCTGGGCCACCGCAGTTCATCCGGAGGATTTGGAGAGCGTCGCCGCTACGTGGAAATCCATGCTGAGTTCGGGCAGAGGTGGAGATGTCGAGGCCCGGATACGCCGCGCGGATGGCCAGTATCGTTGGTTCTTGTTTCGGACGAACCCGCTTTACGACGACAACGGAAACCTTATCCAGTGGTTCGGCATCAACACGGATATCGATGACCGAAAGCGCGCCGAACAAAACTTGCGCAACGCACAGTCGGAACTGGCGCACGTCACCCGCATGATAACGATGGGCGAACTGGCGGTGTCGATCGCTCACGAGGTGAACCAACCTTTAATGGCTATCGTCACCAACGCAGCGACATGTCTAAGATGGCTTGAGGATTCCCAACTCGATGTCGGCCAAGCGAGGCAAGCTGCCGATCGGATTATCAGAGACGGACATCGCGCAGGCGAGATTATTAGCGGCATTCGAGCATTGGCGCGCAAATCTCCGCTAAATATCGAAGCAATGGATCTTGAGCAGGCAATCCGCGAAGTCCTGGAATTGTTGCATGGTGAACTCAGCCGCCATGGCATAGAATCGTCGGTTGAATTTTCAGGAAATGTTGCTGAGGTGCTTGGCGACAGAATCCAACTTCAACAGGTCGTGCTCAACCTGATCATGAACGGTGCAGAGGCAATGGCAGGGAGGTCCCAACCGCGTGAGTTGGTTATAAAAACGACCGTTGTCGACGGGTTCGCAAAGGTCAGCGTAGCTGACACAGGTATTGGCTTTGACGCCAATACTGCCGACCGACTATTTGACGCTTTTTTCACAACAAAACCAAACGGGCTCGGGATGGGCCTTTCAATTTGCCGATCAATCGTAGAGGCCCACGCGGGCCAAATCAGCGTAACGCAGAACCGTCCTGTAGGCAGTGTGCTCAGTTTCACCGTTCCTTTGGCGCCGGAGGCGGTTCCCATTGAACAGAGACCATAA
- a CDS encoding response regulator transcription factor translates to MNRDHNVKRPSVVVIDDDKSVREALRGLFESVGLATETYGSVQDFRASDHPEQAGCLVVDIRLPGESGLEFQESLARNGSPRSVVLISAHADVPMSVRAMRAGAIDVLTKPVREQDLLEAVYRGIAEDGARRIEASSRAGVEARYAALTDRERQIMGLVVTGMQNKQIAAELCITEATVKLHRGNVMRKMEAHSLAALVRMADIRT, encoded by the coding sequence TTGAACAGAGACCATAATGTGAAAAGGCCATCCGTCGTCGTAATCGACGATGACAAAAGTGTACGCGAGGCACTTCGAGGTCTGTTCGAGTCTGTTGGGTTGGCGACCGAGACTTATGGTTCTGTGCAGGATTTCAGGGCTAGTGACCATCCTGAACAAGCCGGCTGTTTGGTAGTCGACATACGACTTCCCGGAGAGAGCGGTCTGGAGTTTCAAGAGTCACTCGCTCGAAACGGCTCACCCAGATCGGTTGTCCTTATCAGCGCGCATGCCGACGTGCCGATGTCCGTACGAGCTATGCGGGCCGGCGCCATTGACGTCTTGACTAAGCCGGTTCGCGAACAGGATCTGCTCGAAGCGGTCTATCGGGGGATCGCGGAAGATGGTGCCCGCCGAATTGAAGCAAGTTCGAGAGCCGGCGTTGAGGCGAGATACGCTGCCCTCACCGATCGCGAGCGACAGATCATGGGTCTGGTCGTAACGGGAATGCAGAATAAGCAAATTGCTGCAGAGCTATGTATCACTGAGGCTACCGTCAAACTCCATCGCGGGAATGTGATGCGCAAAATGGAGGCCCATTCGCTTGCCGCGCTTGTCAGGATGGCTGACATCCGAACTTAG
- a CDS encoding response regulator transcription factor has product MKDTRVPAQTPTIACVDDEASIREALDGLLRAYGYRVVTFASAEAFLEFELLDSVSCLIADIRLGGISGLQLLTELNETGHAIPTIIISAFGENGYRTQAMRAGAVDILLKPISSIRLLTAVETCLKGHGPKSA; this is encoded by the coding sequence ATGAAGGATACAAGAGTGCCGGCCCAAACTCCTACTATTGCATGCGTAGACGACGAGGCATCTATACGCGAGGCACTTGACGGGCTTCTTAGAGCATACGGATACAGGGTTGTAACTTTCGCTTCTGCCGAAGCCTTCCTTGAGTTCGAACTTCTTGACTCTGTGTCGTGTCTTATTGCCGACATCAGGTTAGGGGGAATATCCGGGCTGCAACTTTTGACAGAGTTGAACGAGACGGGACACGCTATTCCCACCATCATTATCTCCGCCTTCGGCGAGAATGGCTATAGAACACAGGCGATGAGGGCTGGCGCTGTCGACATCTTATTAAAACCCATTTCATCGATACGCCTCCTGACAGCGGTCGAGACTTGCCTGAAAGGTCATGGACCCAAGTCGGCATAA
- a CDS encoding response regulator: MQTYQIEIGQGSTQTDLLSVQKEMMEFGRYRVLPASRLLLCCGEEIPIGGRAFDLLVALLRMRGRLVDKNEIRNSVWPSIAVDESNIRFQIASLRRVLGPEGDLIKTIPGRGYLMADPDFVPDPPLTQLPMMPTSHSEFPTWLKGHYEPNSADEPYVAVVDDDATILDSLAGLIRCAGFRAETFLSTRAFLDSEQANPPICIVLDAWLPGQGGLNFQDKLLSAGAYVPIIFISGHADIAMSVRAIKNGATEFLTKPVRHEDLLNAITTAAVASVPPYIEQYQSL, from the coding sequence ATGCAAACATACCAGATTGAAATTGGGCAAGGGTCTACACAGACCGATCTCCTTAGCGTCCAAAAGGAAATGATGGAATTTGGGCGGTACCGCGTTCTGCCAGCCTCCCGCCTTCTGCTCTGTTGTGGCGAAGAAATTCCGATTGGTGGCCGCGCATTTGATCTGCTGGTCGCCCTGTTGCGAATGCGCGGTCGGCTGGTCGACAAGAATGAGATTAGAAACAGCGTATGGCCATCTATCGCCGTAGACGAATCGAACATTAGATTTCAGATCGCCTCACTTCGCAGAGTTCTCGGACCTGAAGGAGATTTGATCAAGACCATTCCAGGGCGTGGCTATCTGATGGCCGATCCGGATTTTGTTCCTGACCCACCCCTGACCCAACTGCCGATGATGCCGACGAGCCATTCAGAGTTTCCAACATGGCTTAAGGGTCACTACGAGCCGAACTCAGCGGACGAGCCGTACGTAGCCGTTGTAGATGACGACGCCACCATATTGGATTCCTTGGCAGGCCTTATTCGCTGCGCGGGCTTTCGCGCCGAGACTTTTCTGTCGACACGTGCCTTTCTGGATAGCGAGCAGGCAAATCCGCCGATTTGTATCGTTCTAGATGCCTGGCTGCCAGGCCAGGGTGGTCTGAATTTTCAGGACAAGCTGCTCAGTGCCGGTGCCTACGTCCCCATCATCTTCATTAGTGGTCACGCCGATATCGCAATGTCGGTGCGTGCAATCAAGAACGGTGCGACGGAATTCCTAACCAAGCCGGTCCGGCACGAGGACTTGCTCAACGCGATTACAACGGCTGCAGTGGCCTCCGTGCCACCATATATCGAGCAGTATCAATCGTTATGA